In Tessaracoccus sp. MC1865, the DNA window CGGGTGGTGGACGCGCGGTGCACGGCCACCTCGTGAAGCCAACCGTCGTACACGGGGATGTCGCGCACCAGCACCGGTACGCCGCTGGACAGCGCCTCCAGCACGACGATGCCCTGGGTCTCCTCGTGCGACATGAAGCAGAAGAGGTCCGCCCCCGCGTAGGCGTCGCGCACCTCGTCCGGCGGGATGTGCCCCAGGAGGTGGAGGTTCGACGGCGGGTGGGCCAACGCCGCCCGCACATCCGGCGTCATCACCGCATTGGGCGCGGTGCCCGCCCAGTAGAAATCCGCCTCCGGCATGGAGCGGGCGAGATCGATGTATTCGAGGATGCCCTTGCGCACCATCAGGTGCCCGACACTCAGCACCACGTGGCGATCCGACGCGATGCGGTGCCGGGCGCGGAACCGCGCGCGGGCCGCGTGGCCGCCGGAGAAGAAGCGGGTGTCGACGCCGTTGGTCAACACCCGGATGGGCGCGGTGATCCGGTAATTCTCAATGATGCCGCGCGAATAGGGCGTGGGGGTGACCACGACGTCGCCGCGGCGGTACACGACGCCCAGCCACTTCTCGAACAGCGGCGCGAAGGTTCGCGCGCCCACCCAGGACTGTTCGAAGTCCTCCCTCGTGGAATGCGCGAACACGACGACGGGGATCCCCAACGCCCTGGCGAGAACGCCGACGAGCACGGAATCCGGGAAGATGGTGTTGAGCTGCACGATGTCGGGCCGCTTCCACAGCTTCACCAGTTGCGAACCCAGATTGAGCAGCATCTTCGCCTGATGCCGCATGGCGGATCCGACGCCGCTGCGTTCCATGAGCCGGCCGGCTCCCGAGTAGAGACAGACCCGCAGACCTGCGTCGGGGTGCGTCTCCGCTGCTGGCACTAGAGACCCAGCCATGGGAACACCACCTTCAGAATGGTCATAACGCCTGTTGTGTAGAGCACCACTCCCCACGGCTTGCACAGGAAGATGATGAGCAGGTAGGTGCGCCACCGCATGTTGGTGAGCCCAGCCATGTAACACAGTACGTCGTCAGGGGCCAGTGGAAGGGCAATCGCGATAGCGAAATACTTCATGAACTTTGGATGGTCCAGCCATTTGCCGTACCGCTCCAGTGTGCGCTGCGAGAAACGGGCGACGACGATGTCGCGGCCGACGTGGCGCGAGATGAAGAACACCAGGGTGGAGCCCAGCACGGTGGTGAGGTACGCCCAAAGGGTGCCCTCGATCTGGCCGAAGATGATGGGCGCCGAGATGATGGCGCCGGAACCCGGGATCACCGGCACGACGGACTCGAGCGACCCGATGAGGATGAAGGCCACGGGGGCGAGCAGGCCGAAGCCGTCGACGAACTCACGCAGCGACGCCACCGACGTCAGCACCCCACTGGTGAAACCCAGGACGACGAGGGTGACGACGCAGGCGAGACCGATGAAGGTCAGCACGTGGATCAGGGTTTTCAGCCGTTTGGCGCGCACCGGATCCGACGGCGTTGTTACGTCCTCGTGTTCCAGCGGCTCCATGACCTCCCCTTGCATCGGGACGATTCTCCCCTGCCCAGTGTGCACGTCGGAGGCATCAAGAGTGGTCATGGACCCCATCCTTCACCAGAAATCAGCTGAGCCGCATCAGGCCAACGTCTGGTTCCAACCCCTACTTCAGTTGGATATCCCCGGGGTTTGACTCGGGGTCGGCCGGTACCGGTGAGATGGTGCGCCACGGCGGGGTCGCGGGGAGCAGCGA includes these proteins:
- a CDS encoding glycosyltransferase, with product MAGSLVPAAETHPDAGLRVCLYSGAGRLMERSGVGSAMRHQAKMLLNLGSQLVKLWKRPDIVQLNTIFPDSVLVGVLARALGIPVVVFAHSTREDFEQSWVGARTFAPLFEKWLGVVYRRGDVVVTPTPYSRGIIENYRITAPIRVLTNGVDTRFFSGGHAARARFRARHRIASDRHVVLSVGHLMVRKGILEYIDLARSMPEADFYWAGTAPNAVMTPDVRAALAHPPSNLHLLGHIPPDEVRDAYAGADLFCFMSHEETQGIVVLEALSSGVPVLVRDIPVYDGWLHEVAVHRASTTREFETTARAVLSGEAPDLTEAGRLLAAQHDLLEVSTDLAAVHRDLLERRPGHRRAIGA
- a CDS encoding TVP38/TMEM64 family protein — translated: MTTLDASDVHTGQGRIVPMQGEVMEPLEHEDVTTPSDPVRAKRLKTLIHVLTFIGLACVVTLVVLGFTSGVLTSVASLREFVDGFGLLAPVAFILIGSLESVVPVIPGSGAIISAPIIFGQIEGTLWAYLTTVLGSTLVFFISRHVGRDIVVARFSQRTLERYGKWLDHPKFMKYFAIAIALPLAPDDVLCYMAGLTNMRWRTYLLIIFLCKPWGVVLYTTGVMTILKVVFPWLGL